A window of the Nibribacter ruber genome harbors these coding sequences:
- a CDS encoding M13 family metallopeptidase — MLKRTIKISEILLLASGALLTVSCSKSMTTEQKPATAEVAVATVPQEQSNLRSGIIKANMDPSVKPGDNFTAYVNGTWVKNTEIPADKAAYGAGSILNDKAQEDVKAIIEASAAGTFAKGSDEQKIGDLYEAYLNTKVRDSIGLKPLQEELQKIEAIKNHKDLARYFAYANKYGITSPFSIGVTEDFKKPTQYMLLTWQGGLGLPEREYYLKEDAKSKEIRAKYVDHISKMLTLAGIAKGKEKASQIMALETKMAAKHMKKEDTRNIAALYNKYAISKVSTLMPDFDMTGYLQEAGIAGQDSVVVTQVDYMKAANAIIKNTPISTWKTYLQWSLVNNSATALTSALDQQNFEFYNKTLYGVQQQQPQWRRAVGVVNGSLGEIVGKVYVKKHFPPQAKERMETLVANLIKAYESSIKELDWMGEETKAQALDKLHKFTPKIGYPDKWRDYSALQIAKHDLFGNMKRAAAFEYQRSVNKLGKPVDRSEWGMTPQTVNAYYNPPLNEIVFPAAILQPPYFDLNAEDAVNYGGIGAVIGHEIGHGFDDQGSTFDGNGVMRNWWTEKDQQEFKKRTNALVAQYNDFKVFPDLNVNGAFTLGENIGDLGGLSIALKAYNNSLNGKPAPVLDGFTGTQRVFLGWGQAWLSKAREEALRNQVSTDPHSPAMFRVNGVVRNIPEFYTAFNVQPTDSLYLAPEKRVKIW; from the coding sequence ATGCTAAAACGAACCATCAAAATCTCAGAAATTTTGCTTCTGGCATCAGGGGCGCTACTGACTGTGAGCTGTAGCAAGTCCATGACCACTGAGCAGAAACCCGCCACCGCCGAAGTAGCGGTAGCCACCGTTCCCCAGGAACAGTCAAACCTGCGGTCGGGCATCATCAAGGCCAACATGGACCCTAGCGTAAAACCCGGCGACAACTTTACCGCCTACGTGAACGGCACTTGGGTTAAGAACACCGAAATTCCGGCCGACAAGGCTGCGTATGGCGCGGGTTCCATCTTGAATGACAAAGCCCAGGAAGACGTGAAAGCCATTATTGAGGCCTCTGCGGCGGGTACGTTTGCCAAAGGCTCAGATGAGCAAAAAATCGGCGACTTGTACGAGGCGTATCTCAACACCAAGGTGAGAGACTCCATCGGGCTGAAGCCGTTGCAGGAAGAGTTGCAGAAGATTGAGGCCATCAAAAACCACAAGGACCTGGCCCGCTACTTCGCCTACGCCAACAAATACGGCATCACCTCGCCATTCAGCATTGGCGTCACCGAAGACTTCAAGAAGCCAACCCAGTACATGCTGCTCACCTGGCAGGGTGGGCTGGGCTTACCAGAGCGTGAATACTACCTGAAGGAAGATGCCAAGTCCAAGGAAATCAGAGCCAAGTACGTAGACCACATCAGCAAGATGCTTACGTTGGCCGGCATTGCCAAAGGCAAGGAGAAAGCCAGCCAGATCATGGCCTTGGAGACCAAGATGGCGGCCAAGCACATGAAGAAAGAAGACACCCGCAACATTGCGGCGCTGTACAACAAATATGCCATCAGCAAGGTGAGCACCCTCATGCCTGATTTTGACATGACCGGTTACTTGCAAGAGGCGGGCATTGCCGGACAGGACAGTGTGGTGGTGACGCAGGTAGACTACATGAAAGCGGCCAACGCCATCATCAAGAACACCCCCATCAGTACCTGGAAAACCTATTTGCAGTGGAGCCTGGTGAACAACTCTGCCACCGCGCTTACCTCTGCCCTGGACCAGCAGAACTTTGAGTTCTACAACAAGACCTTGTACGGCGTACAGCAGCAACAGCCGCAGTGGCGCCGTGCCGTGGGTGTGGTGAACGGGAGCTTAGGCGAGATTGTGGGCAAAGTGTACGTGAAGAAGCACTTCCCGCCACAGGCTAAAGAACGTATGGAAACCCTGGTAGCCAACCTCATCAAAGCCTATGAGTCTAGCATCAAAGAACTGGACTGGATGGGCGAAGAAACCAAGGCCCAGGCTTTGGACAAACTGCACAAATTCACCCCGAAGATTGGCTACCCAGACAAATGGCGTGATTACTCTGCCCTGCAGATTGCCAAGCATGACTTGTTCGGCAACATGAAACGCGCCGCCGCCTTTGAGTACCAGCGCAGCGTCAACAAACTGGGCAAACCGGTAGACCGCTCTGAGTGGGGCATGACGCCGCAGACCGTGAACGCCTACTACAACCCACCTTTGAACGAGATTGTGTTCCCCGCTGCCATTCTGCAACCGCCTTATTTTGACCTGAACGCCGAGGATGCCGTGAACTACGGCGGCATTGGCGCCGTGATTGGTCATGAGATTGGCCACGGCTTTGATGACCAGGGCAGCACCTTTGACGGCAACGGCGTCATGCGCAACTGGTGGACCGAAAAAGACCAGCAGGAGTTCAAGAAACGCACCAATGCCCTGGTGGCCCAGTACAATGACTTCAAAGTGTTCCCAGACCTGAACGTGAACGGTGCCTTTACCTTAGGCGAGAACATTGGTGATTTGGGAGGCTTGAGCATCGCCTTGAAGGCCTACAACAACAGCCTGAACGGCAAGCCAGCCCCGGTACTGGATGGTTTTACCGGCACGCAGCGCGTGTTCCTGGGTTGGGGACAGGCCTGGCTGAGCAAAGCCCGCGAAGAAGCCTTGCGCAACCAGGTGTCTACAGACCCGCACTCACCTGCCATGTTTAGAGTGAACGGCGTGGTGCGCAACATCCCAGAATTCTATACCGCCTTCAACGTACAACCAACCGACTCTCTGTACCTGGCTCCGGAAAAGCGCGTGAAAATCTGGTAA
- a CDS encoding outer membrane beta-barrel family protein, with protein sequence MKKSIHFLLGGLCLFLSAFSPVWAQTSVASSTSVQNRGTISGVVTDAATGKPIEFATVALTRQNATQSLDGVLTNDKGAFTLNSVPVGTYEVKVSFVGYVSQQVSPVIVAEQQLSVHVAPLQLSPEAHKLKEVTVVGQKPLIEDKVDRLVYNADQDISNSGGNAADVLRKVPSLSVDMDGNVQLRGSANVRVLVNNKTSTLMATSLADALRQIPADMIKSVEVITSPSAKYDAEGSAGIINIITKKNTLQGLTGNAGGLVGTQSQSFYSSLSTRRQKWGVTLGASAFRYDVPKGFGMYRREFAEGEDIITRQEGEGKVYGGGSSAQLGLDYDLDSANLFSLGIKFNQGRYQGKNEQITTTTSSAGYPYIRNTNQYQYTPLGLDLNLDYTHIFQPQQELTVLAQFSQSDHGNFVDQDHFTQADDLFYLQRNTNQNSNQEITFQTDYTHPVTNNATLEVGLKAILRNAQSDGRYDIRFPLEGRALPDQNSLNYQQDVAAGYLSYGFKMGKHYALKVGGRYEHTWLSGDFTTTQTSLSQRYHIFIPSFSVSRTFKENHTVKVNYTQRIQRPHIFLLNPYRDSRDPKSVFYGNPALEPERTHLYELGYSTFFNTSSLTSSLYVRQIDNAIQMVTLQIEDGVAQNTYVNAGNLLSYGLTVAGSVKPLAALSVNGDINWYYNQLQGAGFRNAGWQYNLNLTTGYEFGKGFTGQFSGLFGSSRVTLQGRALPWQQYSLAVKKEFWNKKASLTLAVNNPFTKSVNFGQETVTDAFVQTNENRNFNRALRLSFDYKFGQQNASKNPARKKKTIRNDDVKQGE encoded by the coding sequence AGCCCGGTTTGGGCACAAACGTCTGTTGCTTCCTCTACCTCCGTTCAAAATAGGGGCACCATCTCTGGCGTGGTCACAGACGCGGCCACGGGAAAGCCCATTGAGTTTGCCACGGTGGCGCTTACCAGACAAAATGCTACTCAATCTCTGGACGGCGTGCTGACCAATGACAAGGGAGCGTTTACCCTCAACAGTGTGCCGGTGGGCACCTATGAGGTAAAAGTCAGTTTTGTGGGGTATGTATCGCAACAGGTAAGCCCGGTGATAGTGGCAGAGCAACAGTTGTCTGTACATGTGGCTCCTCTTCAGTTGAGTCCAGAAGCGCACAAGCTAAAAGAGGTAACCGTAGTGGGGCAAAAGCCGCTGATAGAAGACAAGGTAGACCGCCTGGTTTACAACGCAGACCAGGACATTAGCAACAGCGGAGGCAATGCCGCCGATGTCCTGCGCAAAGTGCCTTCGCTTTCTGTGGATATGGACGGAAATGTGCAGTTGCGGGGCTCGGCCAATGTGCGGGTATTGGTCAACAACAAGACGTCTACGTTAATGGCCACCAGCCTGGCAGACGCGCTGCGCCAGATTCCGGCAGACATGATCAAGAGCGTAGAGGTGATTACCAGCCCATCGGCTAAATATGACGCCGAAGGCTCTGCCGGCATCATCAACATCATCACCAAGAAGAACACCTTGCAAGGCTTGACCGGCAACGCCGGAGGATTGGTAGGCACCCAGAGCCAGAGCTTTTACAGTTCGCTCAGCACGCGTCGGCAGAAATGGGGCGTGACCTTGGGGGCCAGCGCGTTCAGGTATGACGTACCCAAAGGATTTGGCATGTACAGAAGAGAGTTTGCCGAGGGCGAAGACATCATCACGCGTCAGGAGGGCGAGGGAAAAGTCTACGGCGGCGGAAGCAGTGCCCAGCTGGGCCTGGACTATGACCTGGACTCTGCCAACCTGTTTTCATTGGGCATCAAGTTCAACCAGGGCCGGTACCAAGGCAAGAATGAGCAGATCACCACCACTACGTCTTCTGCCGGTTATCCGTACATCAGGAACACCAATCAATACCAATACACGCCTTTGGGCCTGGACCTCAACCTGGACTATACGCACATCTTTCAACCGCAGCAGGAACTTACGGTGCTGGCCCAGTTCAGCCAGTCAGACCATGGCAATTTTGTAGACCAGGACCATTTCACGCAGGCAGATGATTTGTTTTACCTGCAGCGCAACACCAACCAGAACAGCAACCAGGAGATTACTTTCCAGACAGACTATACCCACCCAGTTACCAACAACGCTACCCTGGAGGTGGGCCTCAAAGCCATTCTGCGCAATGCCCAGAGTGACGGCCGTTATGACATCAGGTTTCCGCTGGAAGGCCGGGCACTACCAGATCAGAACAGCCTGAACTACCAGCAAGACGTTGCGGCCGGGTACCTGTCCTATGGTTTTAAAATGGGCAAGCACTACGCTCTTAAAGTGGGCGGCCGGTATGAGCACACCTGGTTGTCCGGTGATTTCACCACCACCCAAACCAGCCTCAGCCAGCGCTACCACATCTTCATTCCCAGCTTTTCGGTTTCCAGAACGTTTAAGGAAAACCATACGGTAAAAGTAAACTACACGCAGCGCATACAACGTCCGCACATCTTCCTCCTAAACCCCTACCGCGACAGCCGCGACCCTAAGAGCGTTTTCTATGGCAACCCGGCGCTAGAACCGGAACGCACGCACTTGTATGAACTAGGCTACAGCACTTTCTTTAACACCAGTTCACTCACCAGTTCTTTGTATGTGCGGCAGATTGACAATGCCATCCAGATGGTGACGCTGCAGATAGAAGACGGCGTTGCGCAGAACACTTATGTAAACGCGGGCAACCTGCTAAGCTACGGCCTTACGGTGGCAGGATCTGTTAAACCCTTGGCGGCGCTCAGCGTCAACGGAGACATCAACTGGTATTACAACCAACTGCAGGGAGCAGGTTTCCGGAATGCAGGCTGGCAATACAACCTTAACTTAACTACCGGGTATGAGTTTGGGAAAGGGTTTACCGGGCAGTTTTCGGGGCTGTTTGGCTCTTCCAGGGTAACATTGCAGGGACGCGCGCTGCCCTGGCAGCAGTACAGTCTGGCCGTGAAGAAGGAGTTCTGGAACAAGAAAGCCAGCCTCACCCTGGCCGTCAACAACCCGTTCACCAAATCCGTCAACTTCGGGCAGGAAACCGTGACAGACGCGTTTGTGCAGACCAATGAGAACCGAAACTTCAACCGCGCTCTGCGCCTGAGCTTTGACTATAAATTTGGGCAGCAGAACGCCTCCAAAAACCCGGCGCGCAAGAAGAAAACCATTAGGAACGATGACGTGAAACAGGGCGAGTAA
- a CDS encoding tetratricopeptide repeat protein yields MKTKGLFLLLFLCTLFSAVGQNKGEVWQRGIANLEKKEYAAALDDFNAYLKLDPTSANGYFYRGLAQAEEGMIDNAMLDYAKAIALNPNHWQAYQRRGELHLSFEQFDDAGKDFEKLILLDPANAEGYLMRALLHHALGLHHESLPDLQKALQLNPRNAEAYYHRGLTFKAQNKYPEAVADLQQALVLDPEKVWAHYEVGDIYWQWEKYKEALASANTFLTLLPDSKNGYRLRRKIKLALGDKKGAEKDKAILLELMEESEGWSSQEDGKTP; encoded by the coding sequence ATGAAAACCAAAGGTCTCTTCCTGCTCCTTTTTCTTTGTACGTTGTTTTCGGCCGTAGGCCAGAACAAAGGAGAAGTTTGGCAGCGGGGCATAGCCAACCTGGAAAAGAAAGAATACGCCGCCGCCCTGGACGACTTCAACGCGTACCTTAAGCTAGACCCAACCAGCGCCAACGGGTATTTCTACCGAGGCCTAGCCCAAGCGGAAGAAGGCATGATAGACAATGCCATGCTGGACTATGCCAAAGCCATTGCCCTAAACCCCAACCATTGGCAAGCGTACCAGCGCCGTGGTGAACTGCACCTTTCCTTTGAGCAGTTTGATGACGCCGGCAAGGACTTTGAGAAGCTCATTCTGCTGGACCCGGCCAACGCCGAAGGCTACCTGATGCGCGCCCTCCTGCACCATGCCCTGGGCCTGCACCATGAGTCTCTCCCCGATCTGCAGAAAGCCCTTCAGTTGAACCCCAGAAACGCAGAAGCCTATTACCACAGGGGCCTCACTTTTAAAGCACAGAACAAGTACCCAGAGGCCGTGGCCGACCTACAACAGGCGCTGGTGCTGGACCCTGAAAAAGTCTGGGCACATTACGAGGTGGGTGACATCTACTGGCAATGGGAGAAATACAAGGAAGCCCTGGCCAGTGCCAATACATTCTTAACTCTCTTGCCTGACTCTAAAAACGGGTACCGCCTGCGCCGGAAAATCAAACTAGCCCTGGGTGACAAGAAAGGAGCCGAAAAAGACAAAGCAATTTTGTTAGAGCTTATGGAGGAGTCAGAAGGCTGGTCCAGTCAGGAAGACGGCAAGACGCCCTAG
- a CDS encoding TldD/PmbA family protein — protein MAILSKDQAEALLKKALSYSKADECEVNLSGYKGGNIRYARSTVSTSGEEENMSLAVEARFGKRSGVATINEFDDASLEKVVRRAEEVARIAPESPEYVPMLGPQTYLPSNAWFKSTADINPEYRAEAARKSMALADSKKLTSAGFWEDRSGFNAKMNSKGLFAYNQSSDVDFSVTMRTEDGTGTGSGYVTRDVSDVSKLDTAAASEIAAQKALGSMNAKAIEPGKYTVILEPTAAVDLLQNMFGSMDARSAEEGRSFLSKTGGATKLGEKMFDARVTITSDPTNPEIPTSTWAGDGRPHEKVTWIDKGVIKQMPYSRFWAQKKGVKGLPMPGGFIMQGGTQSLEDLIKGTQKGILVTRLWYIRAVDPQTLLYTGLTRDGTFYIENGKIKHPVKNFRFNESPVIMLNNLEALGKPQRIGGNLVPPMKIRDFTFTSLSDAV, from the coding sequence ATGGCAATATTATCAAAAGACCAAGCCGAGGCGCTTCTCAAAAAAGCACTTAGCTATTCAAAAGCCGATGAGTGCGAGGTAAACCTCAGCGGTTATAAAGGCGGAAACATCCGTTATGCCCGCAGTACGGTGAGCACCAGCGGCGAGGAAGAAAACATGTCCCTGGCCGTAGAGGCAAGATTTGGCAAACGCTCTGGCGTGGCCACCATCAATGAGTTTGATGACGCCTCGCTGGAGAAAGTAGTGCGCCGCGCTGAGGAGGTGGCCCGCATTGCCCCGGAAAGCCCGGAGTACGTGCCTATGCTGGGACCGCAGACCTACCTGCCTAGTAACGCGTGGTTCAAATCTACCGCCGACATCAACCCAGAGTACCGCGCCGAAGCCGCCCGCAAGAGCATGGCCCTGGCAGATAGCAAGAAATTGACATCGGCTGGTTTCTGGGAAGACCGCAGTGGCTTCAATGCCAAGATGAACTCCAAAGGCCTGTTCGCCTACAACCAAAGCTCAGACGTAGATTTCTCGGTGACTATGCGCACCGAGGATGGTACTGGTACTGGCTCTGGTTATGTAACCCGTGATGTGAGTGACGTAAGCAAACTGGATACTGCCGCCGCCTCTGAGATTGCCGCACAGAAAGCCCTTGGCTCTATGAACGCCAAAGCCATTGAGCCCGGCAAGTACACGGTTATTCTGGAGCCTACCGCCGCCGTAGATTTGTTGCAGAACATGTTTGGGAGCATGGACGCCCGCTCTGCCGAGGAAGGCCGTTCGTTCCTGAGCAAAACCGGCGGTGCTACCAAGTTAGGAGAGAAGATGTTTGACGCCCGCGTGACCATCACCTCAGACCCAACCAACCCAGAAATCCCTACCTCTACCTGGGCCGGCGATGGCCGCCCGCATGAGAAGGTGACCTGGATTGACAAAGGCGTTATTAAGCAGATGCCATACTCGCGCTTCTGGGCGCAGAAGAAAGGTGTGAAAGGCCTACCAATGCCAGGCGGTTTCATCATGCAGGGCGGTACCCAAAGCCTGGAAGACCTTATCAAAGGCACCCAGAAGGGCATCTTGGTAACGCGTCTTTGGTACATACGGGCCGTTGACCCACAGACACTACTCTACACCGGCCTTACCCGTGACGGAACTTTCTACATTGAGAACGGCAAGATCAAGCACCCGGTCAAGAACTTCCGGTTCAACGAAAGCCCGGTGATTATGCTCAACAACTTAGAGGCCTTGGGCAAACCGCAACGCATTGGGGGCAACCTAGTGCCTCCTATGAAAATCAGAGACTTTACCTTCACCAGCTTGTCAGACGCGGTGTAA
- the nagA gene encoding N-acetylglucosamine-6-phosphate deacetylase — translation MRFALTNGTIYTGHSMYQDHALLFEDGKVVEILPHTQVPKEATPIDALGGIICPGFVDLQVNGGNGIYFTQHPTVESLNTIRDAHLQFGTTSFLPTVISAFQEVILETITAVRQAMQANPSTFLGMHLEGPYFSLEKAGAHDVACIRTATHEELDILLAAGQDVINYLTLAPECVEESVLQRLVDSGIVLSAGHSMATYDQAMDFFKKGVTAVTHLYNAMSGLDTKNPGLAAATLDYGQAWTGIIVDGEHCHPAAVRLAKKALNEKLLLISDCAACVNSDIEYTQFGNFRSYYRNGRCETEDGRLAGSALTMLKAVQNTVQLVGLPLDEALRMATLYPAQVLKMEEKVGQLVPGAFANIAVLHQDLTLQQVWVDGQPVALEA, via the coding sequence ATGCGCTTCGCCCTCACCAACGGTACCATTTACACCGGTCATTCCATGTACCAAGACCACGCCCTGCTTTTTGAGGACGGCAAGGTGGTGGAGATACTCCCTCATACCCAGGTTCCCAAAGAGGCCACTCCCATAGACGCGCTGGGCGGTATCATTTGCCCGGGCTTTGTAGACCTGCAGGTAAACGGCGGAAACGGCATTTACTTCACCCAACATCCTACGGTAGAAAGCCTGAACACCATTAGAGACGCGCACCTCCAGTTTGGCACCACCAGCTTTCTGCCCACGGTCATCTCAGCGTTTCAGGAAGTCATTCTGGAGACCATCACCGCCGTGCGGCAGGCCATGCAGGCAAACCCCAGCACGTTTCTGGGCATGCACCTGGAGGGGCCGTATTTCAGTCTGGAGAAGGCCGGCGCGCATGACGTGGCCTGCATCAGGACGGCCACGCATGAAGAACTGGATATTCTTTTAGCAGCCGGCCAGGACGTCATCAACTACCTCACCCTGGCCCCTGAATGCGTAGAAGAAAGCGTCTTGCAACGATTGGTGGACAGCGGGATTGTTCTGTCTGCCGGACACAGCATGGCCACCTATGACCAGGCCATGGACTTCTTTAAGAAAGGTGTAACGGCGGTCACCCACCTCTACAACGCCATGAGCGGCCTGGACACCAAAAACCCGGGACTGGCAGCCGCCACTTTAGATTATGGCCAAGCTTGGACGGGCATTATTGTAGACGGCGAGCATTGCCACCCCGCGGCCGTACGGTTAGCCAAAAAGGCGCTGAACGAGAAGCTGCTGTTGATTTCTGACTGCGCGGCCTGCGTCAACTCAGACATTGAATACACGCAGTTCGGGAATTTCAGGTCATACTACCGCAACGGTCGTTGTGAAACCGAGGATGGGCGCCTGGCCGGCTCGGCGCTGACCATGCTCAAGGCCGTGCAAAACACCGTACAATTGGTGGGCCTGCCCCTAGACGAAGCCCTGCGCATGGCCACGCTGTATCCTGCGCAGGTCTTGAAGATGGAAGAAAAAGTGGGCCAGCTTGTTCCAGGAGCCTTTGCCAACATAGCAGTTCTCCACCAAGACTTGACTTTGCAGCAGGTTTGGGTAGACGGCCAGCCGGTTGCGCTGGAGGCATAG
- a CDS encoding TldD/PmbA family protein yields MKRRDFIGLTAMGVGGLMLAGIPTFGHEIDPARALDIIDPALKKRLADVALNAAKAKGATYTDVRIGRYLAQNLFTREKQVQGISTTESYGVGVRVIANGTWGFAATSDVSDKGIAKAAEQAVAIAKANSKLQKEPVKLAPQEGYGEVSWRTPIKKNAFEVPVSEKADLLLAANAAALAAGANFVNSALFQINEQKYFASTDGSYIDQDIHRIWPNFTVTAVDKASGKFKTRDALSAPMGMGYEYLTVKAPTMKGPEGTSLIGYDKYYDIVADAGLAAKQAREKLTAKSVLAGKYDIVLDPNHLGLTIHESVGHPLELDRVLGYEANYAGTSFATLDKWKTKNFPYGSKLVNIFADKVQEGSLGAVGFDDEGVKTKRWDLIKDGTLVNYQATRDQAHIIGEKESHGCSYADNWSSVQFQRMPNVSLAPGKEKLSVDEMIKDVKRGIYIAGRGSYSIDQQRYNFQFGGQLFYEIKDGKIVGPLEDVAYQSNTQEFWNSCAAICDQSDYRMFGSFFDGKGQPSQVSAVSHGSAHTRFNGVNVINTGRKI; encoded by the coding sequence TTGAAAAGACGTGATTTTATAGGACTGACCGCCATGGGCGTCGGAGGGCTTATGCTCGCTGGCATCCCAACGTTCGGTCATGAGATTGACCCGGCCAGGGCGCTGGACATCATAGATCCAGCCTTGAAGAAACGCCTTGCAGATGTGGCCTTGAACGCGGCCAAAGCTAAGGGCGCCACTTACACAGACGTACGCATTGGTCGTTACCTGGCGCAGAACCTGTTCACCCGCGAGAAGCAGGTGCAGGGCATTAGCACCACAGAAAGCTACGGGGTGGGCGTTCGCGTGATTGCCAACGGTACCTGGGGTTTTGCCGCCACCTCAGATGTAAGCGATAAAGGCATTGCCAAGGCCGCCGAGCAGGCCGTGGCCATCGCCAAGGCCAACTCCAAACTACAGAAAGAACCAGTCAAGCTGGCTCCACAGGAAGGCTACGGCGAGGTAAGCTGGAGAACGCCCATCAAGAAAAACGCTTTTGAAGTACCCGTTTCTGAAAAGGCAGATCTGCTCCTGGCCGCCAACGCCGCAGCTTTGGCCGCTGGTGCTAACTTCGTGAATTCTGCCTTGTTCCAGATCAATGAGCAGAAGTATTTTGCCTCTACAGACGGTTCTTACATTGACCAGGACATTCATAGAATCTGGCCGAACTTTACAGTAACCGCCGTAGACAAAGCCTCAGGCAAGTTCAAAACCCGTGACGCCTTGAGCGCGCCTATGGGTATGGGTTATGAGTACCTGACGGTAAAAGCGCCTACCATGAAAGGCCCCGAAGGCACCAGCCTCATCGGCTATGATAAATACTATGATATTGTGGCAGACGCCGGTCTGGCCGCCAAACAAGCCCGCGAGAAACTGACGGCCAAGTCTGTTTTAGCTGGTAAATATGATATAGTCTTAGACCCGAATCACCTGGGCTTGACCATCCACGAAAGTGTAGGTCACCCATTAGAACTAGACCGCGTGCTAGGCTACGAAGCCAACTACGCCGGTACCTCCTTCGCGACCTTAGACAAGTGGAAAACCAAGAACTTCCCATATGGCAGCAAGCTGGTGAACATCTTCGCAGACAAAGTACAGGAAGGCTCTCTGGGCGCCGTAGGCTTTGACGATGAAGGCGTGAAAACCAAGCGTTGGGACCTCATCAAAGACGGCACGCTGGTGAACTACCAGGCCACCCGTGACCAAGCCCACATCATAGGCGAGAAGGAATCCCATGGCTGTTCGTACGCTGACAACTGGAGCTCGGTGCAGTTCCAGCGCATGCCTAACGTGTCTCTAGCGCCTGGCAAAGAAAAGCTGAGCGTAGACGAGATGATTAAGGACGTGAAACGCGGTATCTACATTGCCGGTCGCGGCTCTTACTCTATTGACCAACAGCGTTACAACTTCCAATTTGGTGGTCAGCTGTTCTATGAGATCAAAGACGGCAAGATTGTGGGGCCCTTAGAAGACGTGGCGTACCAGTCTAACACCCAGGAATTCTGGAACTCTTGCGCCGCCATCTGTGACCAAAGCGACTACCGCATGTTCGGGTCGTTCTTTGATGGCAAAGGCCAGCCCAGCCAGGTAAGCGCCGTATCACACGGCTCTGCCCACACCCGTTTCAACGGTGTCAATGTCATCAACACTGGTCGTAAGATTTAA
- a CDS encoding four helix bundle protein produces the protein MSDSIVAKKSYSFALLVIKLYKHLQTDQREFVLAKQVLRSGTSIGANVEEALGTQTKADFRHKLAIALKEANETSYWLRLLKDSDMISASSFSSIHSECEELIKILKSIIITSKSKEEKPTRDS, from the coding sequence ATGAGCGATAGCATTGTTGCTAAGAAGTCTTATAGTTTCGCTCTGCTGGTAATTAAGCTTTATAAACATCTGCAGACAGATCAGCGTGAGTTTGTTTTGGCAAAGCAGGTGCTTAGAAGCGGGACTTCTATTGGAGCCAATGTAGAAGAAGCATTGGGTACTCAAACAAAGGCTGACTTTAGACATAAGCTGGCCATTGCTCTCAAAGAAGCGAATGAAACCAGTTACTGGCTCAGGCTTTTGAAAGACTCAGATATGATTTCAGCAAGTTCTTTCTCTAGCATTCACAGTGAATGCGAAGAGTTGATAAAGATTCTGAAGTCCATTATCATCACTTCGAAAAGCAAAGAAGAAAAACCAACTCGCGACTCGTGA
- a CDS encoding 1-phosphofructokinase family hexose kinase → MKIITITVNPALDKSTRLDKVAPEKKLRCEQPTYEPGGGGINVSRAIKKLGGESCAWYLSGGGSGELLGQLLKEEGVSFRQFKCEHWTRENLMVYETASGQQFRFGMPGPPVSEAEWKQLLQALEELEETPEFVVASGSLSPGVPDDFYAQIAQIAVKKGFKLVVDTSGEALLQSAGKGIYLLKPNLSELAALAGKEKINAREQEELAHKVMEEGKSEVLVVSLGPRGAMLATKDGFEYITPPTVQTESAVGAGDSMVGGMVLKLSQGWPWSDVIKYGVATGTATSMTPGSELCRLPDVEEIYAWLKARS, encoded by the coding sequence ATGAAAATCATCACCATCACGGTTAATCCCGCCCTAGACAAGAGCACCCGCCTGGACAAAGTAGCCCCAGAGAAAAAACTGCGCTGCGAACAGCCTACCTATGAGCCCGGCGGGGGCGGCATCAACGTGTCCAGAGCCATCAAGAAACTGGGCGGCGAGTCGTGTGCCTGGTACCTGAGCGGCGGCGGTTCTGGCGAGTTGCTGGGACAACTGCTCAAAGAGGAAGGGGTGTCTTTTAGACAATTCAAATGCGAACACTGGACCCGCGAGAACCTGATGGTCTATGAAACCGCCAGCGGCCAGCAGTTCAGGTTTGGGATGCCCGGCCCACCAGTTTCAGAGGCAGAATGGAAGCAGCTTCTGCAGGCTTTGGAAGAATTAGAGGAAACACCCGAGTTTGTGGTGGCCAGCGGCAGCCTTTCGCCGGGAGTACCCGATGATTTCTATGCGCAGATTGCCCAGATTGCCGTCAAAAAAGGATTTAAACTAGTGGTGGACACTTCAGGCGAGGCGCTCTTACAATCTGCCGGAAAAGGCATATACCTGCTCAAGCCTAACCTAAGTGAACTGGCTGCCTTGGCTGGCAAGGAAAAAATCAACGCCAGAGAGCAGGAAGAATTAGCGCATAAGGTGATGGAGGAAGGCAAGAGCGAAGTATTGGTGGTTTCCCTGGGTCCGCGCGGCGCCATGCTGGCCACCAAAGACGGCTTTGAGTACATCACCCCGCCCACCGTCCAGACAGAAAGTGCCGTAGGCGCCGGTGATAGCATGGTAGGCGGCATGGTTCTTAAACTATCGCAGGGGTGGCCTTGGTCAGACGTTATAAAATACGGCGTAGCCACCGGTACTGCCACGTCCATGACGCCTGGTTCAGAACTCTGCCGCCTACCAGATGTAGAAGAGATTTACGCCTGGCTAAAGGCAAGAAGCTGA